A single genomic interval of Cupriavidus necator harbors:
- a CDS encoding alpha/beta fold hydrolase — protein MPNITSDGVSIHYEVKGQGSPVLLLAGLAGIGASWGLLIELFAEHHQVIVPDHRGTGASEHTARDMTISQHARDMARVIEAVGCGPVHVVGSSTGGAIAQLLAIHHRELLRSASIVSSIARADAFYRRQFDMRRRMLTDSGLRASTEANALFLFDPRFMREHPEQVQAWVNATAAGTFEREIAFARIDMIVGHDAFDELPSIATPTLVLVGERDFCAPPYFSAELAKLIPEAEFAILDSGHFIFLEKPELLHDTVEAFIAKHEK, from the coding sequence GTGCCAAACATAACGTCCGACGGTGTTTCAATCCATTACGAGGTCAAGGGCCAAGGTTCGCCTGTGCTTCTTCTGGCAGGACTTGCGGGGATCGGCGCATCGTGGGGCCTCCTAATCGAATTGTTTGCCGAGCATCACCAAGTGATCGTCCCTGACCACCGCGGCACCGGCGCGTCTGAGCACACCGCGCGCGACATGACGATTTCACAACACGCCCGGGACATGGCGCGGGTCATCGAGGCGGTCGGATGCGGGCCGGTCCACGTGGTCGGTTCCTCGACCGGTGGCGCCATCGCGCAACTGCTGGCGATCCATCACCGCGAGCTATTACGCAGCGCAAGCATTGTGTCTTCGATTGCACGGGCGGACGCGTTCTACCGTCGTCAGTTCGACATGCGGCGACGCATGTTGACCGATTCCGGCCTGCGCGCGTCCACCGAGGCCAACGCACTATTCCTCTTTGATCCGAGATTCATGCGCGAGCACCCGGAGCAGGTGCAGGCGTGGGTGAACGCTACGGCGGCTGGCACATTTGAGCGGGAAATCGCCTTTGCCCGGATCGACATGATCGTGGGGCACGACGCATTCGATGAGCTTCCTTCGATCGCGACGCCGACGCTGGTGTTGGTGGGCGAACGCGACTTCTGCGCCCCGCCGTACTTCTCCGCGGAACTTGCAAAGCTGATTCCGGAAGCCGAGTTTGCCATCCTGGACAGTGGTCACTTCATCTTCCTAGAAAAGCCCGAACTACTGCACGACACTGTTGAGGCCTTCATCGCCAAGCACGAAAAATGA
- a CDS encoding sulfite exporter TauE/SafE family protein, with protein MDAMILVFSAGVFAGAMNALAGGGSFVSLPALIAVGVPPVQANTSSTVALFPGGLASAWAYRDGLRPVGSVALRALLLATLCGGLVGAYLLLRTSSAAFTFVLPWLLLVASVALAFGRRFGEAMRTRWHIHASAVLAVQFVLGIYGGYFGCAVGIMMIAVWRLLDNCDLKYLNADRTLLVSAANAVAVVAFIVANAVRWPETLIMLMGAIIGGYSGARIGRRATPGTIRAITLLVTFCITLAFFVKTYAATLLIR; from the coding sequence ATGGATGCAATGATTCTGGTCTTCTCTGCGGGAGTATTCGCTGGCGCGATGAATGCGCTGGCCGGGGGCGGCTCGTTCGTCAGTTTGCCGGCGCTGATTGCAGTGGGCGTACCTCCGGTTCAAGCGAATACTTCCAGCACGGTCGCGCTATTTCCTGGCGGGCTTGCCAGTGCTTGGGCCTATCGAGATGGACTGCGCCCGGTCGGCTCCGTGGCGCTGCGCGCTCTCCTGCTGGCGACGCTATGTGGCGGCTTGGTGGGGGCCTACCTGTTGCTGCGAACTTCATCCGCGGCGTTCACGTTCGTTCTGCCCTGGCTGCTTCTGGTTGCGTCCGTTGCCCTGGCGTTCGGGCGACGCTTTGGGGAGGCAATGCGCACACGCTGGCACATTCACGCGTCTGCGGTACTGGCCGTCCAGTTCGTGCTTGGCATCTATGGCGGCTACTTCGGCTGCGCGGTTGGAATCATGATGATCGCGGTGTGGAGACTGCTCGACAACTGCGACCTAAAGTACCTCAATGCGGACCGTACGCTGCTGGTCAGTGCTGCCAACGCCGTAGCGGTGGTCGCTTTCATCGTGGCCAATGCGGTGCGCTGGCCAGAGACGTTAATCATGCTGATGGGGGCGATCATTGGTGGATACAGTGGCGCGCGGATCGGGCGCCGGGCGACGCCGGGGACTATCCGGGCCATCACGCTACTTGTTACCTTCTGCATCACGCTAGCATTCTTCGTGAAGACCTACGCGGCCACTCTGCTGATTCGGTGA
- a CDS encoding cupin domain-containing protein, with protein sequence MHYKSLIMLGAVALVAGSALAQSSGLTRTLVGRADVSVPGREAVVARVEVAPGTYAGRHTHPGDEISYVMEGEVQLLIDGQSPRTVKAGESFVVPAGVVHDAHNNSSAAARVLGVYVVEKGKPLASPAP encoded by the coding sequence ATGCACTACAAGAGTTTGATCATGTTGGGCGCGGTGGCACTGGTGGCAGGTAGCGCGCTAGCGCAGAGTTCGGGCCTTACCCGTACTTTGGTAGGAAGGGCCGATGTATCTGTACCAGGTCGCGAAGCTGTTGTCGCGCGCGTGGAGGTAGCGCCAGGCACCTATGCCGGGCGTCATACGCATCCCGGCGACGAGATCAGCTACGTCATGGAAGGTGAGGTGCAACTCCTGATCGATGGTCAGTCGCCGCGCACGGTCAAGGCCGGTGAATCATTCGTAGTGCCTGCCGGCGTTGTGCATGATGCCCACAACAACAGTAGCGCGGCGGCGCGGGTTCTTGGCGTGTACGTGGTCGAGAAGGGGAAGCCGCTGGCATCGCCGGCCCCGTGA
- a CDS encoding alcohol dehydrogenase catalytic domain-containing protein yields MRAAWYTKNGEARGVLVTGELPTPTPGPGEVRVRVATSGVNPSDVKSRRSRPLTSDRIIPHSDGAGVIEALGAEVSAARLGERVWIWNGQWQRPLGTAAEYIVLPATQAVKLPDNTDLP; encoded by the coding sequence ATGCGAGCCGCCTGGTACACCAAAAACGGCGAAGCCCGTGGAGTTCTGGTAACTGGAGAGCTGCCAACTCCGACCCCAGGCCCCGGGGAGGTCCGTGTCAGAGTCGCCACATCAGGGGTGAACCCGTCCGACGTGAAGTCCCGGCGCAGTCGTCCCCTGACCAGCGACCGAATCATCCCGCACAGTGACGGCGCCGGTGTCATCGAGGCATTGGGTGCGGAAGTGTCTGCTGCCCGGCTCGGTGAGCGGGTCTGGATTTGGAACGGGCAGTGGCAACGTCCGCTTGGAACGGCCGCCGAGTATATCGTCTTGCCCGCGACGCAGGCCGTCAAATTGCCAGACAACACAGACCTTCCCTGA
- a CDS encoding SDR family NAD(P)-dependent oxidoreductase: MSNFYDLSGKAALVTGGAKGLGRAIVAQLIDSGARVHAWDIVPFQMEGASTEVVDVSDAGQVGLALARLVDAGYRFDILVNAAGYLGPMQPFENHEASQWHRIIAVNLLGTMYVVQAMLPHMLRWGGGRIINMGSLAGKEGLAGLAAYSAASGGVVVLTKAIGRELVKRNIYVNCVAPGPMDTDMIHGLGSHEVAAMVADSPAGRLGDPAEAAHLVAWLCSDASRFNAGAVFDMSGGRARF, translated from the coding sequence GTGTCAAATTTCTATGATCTTTCGGGGAAGGCAGCGCTGGTGACCGGCGGTGCAAAGGGGCTCGGCCGGGCGATCGTTGCGCAACTGATCGACAGTGGTGCGCGTGTGCATGCTTGGGATATCGTGCCGTTCCAGATGGAAGGTGCCAGCACTGAGGTCGTCGATGTCTCCGATGCCGGGCAGGTGGGGCTGGCGCTGGCGCGACTGGTCGATGCGGGATATCGCTTCGACATCCTGGTCAACGCTGCCGGCTACCTTGGCCCGATGCAGCCATTCGAGAATCACGAGGCTTCACAATGGCATCGCATCATCGCCGTGAATCTCCTGGGGACCATGTACGTCGTGCAGGCGATGTTGCCGCACATGTTGCGCTGGGGAGGCGGCCGTATCATCAATATGGGCTCGCTGGCCGGCAAGGAGGGGCTGGCCGGGCTGGCTGCATACTCCGCGGCCAGCGGCGGCGTGGTCGTTCTAACCAAAGCAATCGGCCGCGAACTGGTGAAGCGCAACATCTACGTTAATTGCGTGGCGCCCGGGCCCATGGATACCGACATGATTCACGGGCTCGGCAGCCACGAGGTGGCGGCCATGGTTGCTGATAGCCCGGCCGGGCGCCTGGGCGATCCGGCCGAGGCTGCGCACCTGGTAGCGTGGCTATGTTCGGACGCCAGCCGCTTTAATGCAGGCGCTGTCTTTGACATGTCCGGTGGGCGGGCGCGATTTTAA
- a CDS encoding 3-deoxy-7-phosphoheptulonate synthase, translating into MNDPQKSPLTIAEGWQAPPDRTGVTDDARVEDIIPLPPPEHLIRFFPIRGTPVESLVTQTRQRISRILHGKDDRLLVIMGPCSIHDPQAALEYARRLMEQRQRYAGSLEIVMRVYFEKPRTTVGWKGLINDPYLDESYRIDEGLRIARSLLVDINRLGLPAAGEFLDVISPQYIGDLICWGAIGARTTESQVHRELASGISAPIGFKNGTDGNIKIAIDAIQAASRPHHFLGVHKNGQVATVHTKGNPDCHVILRGGKAPNYDADSVAAACRELEAAGLGNSLMVDCSHANSSKQHLRQVDVARDVAQQISGGSDSIFGVMVESHLVPGAQKFTPGVHSPSALSYGQSITDACIGWDDSVAVLDMLSEAVNLRRRLAL; encoded by the coding sequence ATGAATGATCCACAGAAATCCCCGTTGACCATTGCCGAGGGTTGGCAGGCGCCACCGGACCGCACCGGCGTGACTGACGACGCCCGCGTCGAAGACATCATTCCGCTGCCTCCGCCTGAACACCTGATCCGTTTCTTCCCGATCCGGGGCACGCCGGTCGAATCCCTGGTCACCCAGACGCGCCAGCGAATCTCGCGCATTCTGCACGGCAAGGATGACCGGCTGCTTGTGATCATGGGACCTTGCTCGATCCACGACCCGCAGGCGGCACTCGAGTACGCACGGCGGTTGATGGAGCAGCGGCAGCGCTACGCCGGGTCGCTGGAGATCGTGATGCGTGTGTACTTCGAGAAGCCGCGTACCACGGTGGGCTGGAAAGGACTGATCAACGACCCCTACCTGGACGAAAGCTATCGCATCGATGAGGGCCTGCGCATCGCGCGCAGCCTGCTGGTTGATATCAATCGCCTCGGTTTGCCGGCGGCCGGTGAGTTCCTGGACGTGATCTCGCCCCAGTACATAGGTGACCTGATCTGCTGGGGCGCGATTGGTGCCCGCACCACCGAGAGCCAGGTGCACCGCGAGCTGGCTTCGGGCATTTCAGCACCGATTGGCTTCAAGAATGGCACTGACGGCAACATCAAGATTGCCATCGACGCTATCCAGGCCGCATCGCGTCCACATCACTTCCTGGGAGTGCACAAGAACGGGCAGGTGGCGACGGTGCATACCAAGGGCAACCCGGACTGCCACGTCATTCTCCGCGGCGGCAAGGCCCCGAACTACGATGCGGATTCCGTGGCGGCCGCCTGCAGGGAACTGGAAGCGGCCGGGCTCGGTAACTCGCTGATGGTGGATTGCAGCCATGCCAACAGCAGTAAGCAACACCTGCGGCAGGTCGATGTCGCGCGGGACGTGGCGCAACAGATCAGCGGCGGCAGTGACTCCATTTTCGGGGTGATGGTCGAGAGCCATCTGGTCCCCGGCGCGCAGAAGTTCACCCCGGGCGTGCACAGTCCGTCGGCGTTGTCATACGGACAGAGCATTACGGACGCCTGCATCGGATGGGACGACTCGGTGGCAGTGCTGGACATGCTTAGTGAGGCGGTCAACCTGCGCCGCAGGTTGGCTTTGTAG